Genomic segment of Styela clava chromosome 15 unlocalized genomic scaffold, kaStyClav1.hap1.2 SUPER_15_unloc_1, whole genome shotgun sequence:
CAAAGTAGGGGTTTCAAAAATGATACGAAACTTCGATAAACTTAATAAAAGGAAAGGAAAAATCTTGAAAGATATAATCAGGTCAAATTTCATTTATGTTGGCTCTATAATACCATGGGCAATAGAACTAAATATATCTACTTTACAAATTCTGATAACAGGCAAAACAAGACAAGTAAACATCATATAAGAGCAAGTCTGGTTCAACTAAAATGGATAAAATATGGTCTgttataaagcaaacaatgttaCTTTTAACAAGGACTGGTGCATGTCGGTAAACATTTAAAATTCATCTGATATCAAACCTTTTTTTATTACTGACATGCTATGAAAGTAGCACAATGTGAACATGTGAGTATTTCATAAAACTATGTAGATATTTACTGAATTGCGACATACAGCATTTTTTATATGTATAATACCTCTTAATAATTGTATAGTTACATAGTGATTTATGTATTTCTAACCGTTACTGTAGGGATTCCATTTTTCACCCATCCCACGAAAATGTCGGAGGATGTCATGGCTCCGTTTGGTGAAAACCCTATTACAATCCAACACGTTGTTTTTCCAATAACCTGAGAGAGTATTGGTGTTATGGTGTTCACATTGTGCTACTTTCATAGCATGTCAGTAATAAAAAAAGGTTTGATATCAGATGAATTTCAAATGTTTACCGACATGCACCAGTCCTTGTTAAAAGtaacattgtttgctttataacagaccatattttatcaatattagtTGAACCAGACCTGCTCTTATATGATGTTTGCTTGTCTTGTTTTTCCTGTTATCAGAATTTGTAAAGTAGATATATTTAGTTCTATTGCCCATGGTATTATTGTGCCAACATAAATGAAATTTGACCTGATTATATCTTTCAAGATTTTTCCTTTCCTTTTATTAAGTTTATCGAAGTTTTGTATCATTTTTGAAACCCCTACTTTGCAGGATAGACACGGAGCTTCATCAAACACTTACCCACCTCTTGATCCTGAACAAAATATCGAAGTACTCGGAGGTTTCGAATCAAATGGATGGACAATGTTTAAATTTTCACGCCAGATCGCTGCTTGCGAGAGCGGTTACGATAGAGAAATTAAGgtaaaaatgttaatttatattGTTTCATAATTTGTATTACATGTTCTGTAATTATATTTGTTTCATTTGTCAATGCAGACGAATACTGAAAGATTTATTTGGGCGTTTGGAGACTCTGATCCAACCGGTGATGATCTCGCTGGAAACGATTACCACGGAACAAAGAGAGGTTTTGAAAATGCTTTGATACATGCTTACAATCTTTAACTTTGGTTGTAGCAAACAGAAATCA
This window contains:
- the LOC144418432 gene encoding DBH-like monooxygenase protein 2 homolog; its protein translation is MFACLVFPVIRICKDRHGASSNTYPPLDPEQNIEVLGGFESNGWTMFKFSRQIAACESGYDREIKTNTERFIWAFGDSDPTGDDLAGNDYHGTKRGFENALIHAYNL